The Desulfuromonas thiophila genome contains the following window.
GCTGGACGCCGGCGGCATCCAGTGCCTCATTCAGTACCTGCAGCCCGGCTTTTTTCGGATCCCAGCCCGTGGGTGTCATGGATTGACCGAGAATATGGTCGGTAAACACTACCGCCTTGGTGGCGGTGGAGCCGATATCGATGCCCAGGCTTATCACACCATGCTCATGGTGCGACATGGGCCTTCTCTTGTGTCTGGCGGGAGAGTCTGTTCCGGGTTGTTGACATGATAAGTCTGGTGCCCAGGCAGGGAGATTGCTTCACTGGTGCCGTGGGTGACAAGCAAGATGATTTCGCTCTGCCGAAGAGGGGTGTGGCAATATTTATACGCATACTTGACATGGTCGCTTTTCGTACCAGTGTGGGTTTTTGATGGGTTTTAAGGGGATTCAAAACGCAGAGATAGTAGATAGGAATATGGAAAGCGTCAAATAGGAACTTATGATATTTTCGATAATAGATATTGAAAAAAGTTATAGCTCCCTGGGCGTGGTCTCTGAGGTGCCTTTACACCGACGATCAGGCACATCGGTTGCGGCAATCTGGTTTACAAAAGGCTTCGGTGGAGAAAACATGGGAATTTGCGCCAGGCGACACAAGGTGGTTATTCTATCGGTTTGCTCAGAACCCTGTCGGGGGATGGCCTTATCGAGCTGCTGGGCGAAAACTGGTAGTTGTTCATCTGGCCGGCCAAGGCTGGCTGATTTCACCAGTCGTCGCTGAACACACGAACGCCCGCCGGGAGCTTTTCCGGCGGGCGTTCGTGGTGCAGGCGGGGGCGGTGTCGCCTGTCGGGGTCAGAAATGCTCGAAGGCGTTGTCGTCCAGCGCGATCTGGGCTGTTTTGCCGGCCGTGGGCGCTCCCCAGCTGGTGCGGCCTGGCTGGGCGGCGGGCCTGGCGGCCGGTTGGCGCGCCGCCGGTTTTGCCAGCGCCGGCCGGCTGCCGTCTCGGAGAATAAAACGCTGCAGCATTTGCAGCAACTCCGCCGCCTCATGAGCCAGTTCCTCGGCGGCACTGGCGCTTTCCTCGGCGGTGGCGGTGTTCTGCTGAATGACCTGATCGATCTGGCCCAAGCCCTGGCTGATCTGGCTGATGCCCTCGGCCTGGTCGCTGGAGGCGGCGGCAATCTCCTCGGCCAGATCCGACACCTTCGAAACGCCGGTGAAGATGGCTTCGAGGGACTGCGCGGTCTGGCTGGCGATCTCGCTGCCGTTTTCGGTTTTGGCGGTTGAACCGGCGATCAGATCGGCCGTTTCGCGGGCGGCCTTGGCGCTGCGCGCCGCCAGATTGCGGACCTCCTCGGCCACCACGGCGAAGCCCTTGCCATGCTGGCCGGCGCGGGCGGCCTCGACCGCGGCATTGAGCGCCAGCAGATTGGTCTGAAAGGCGATCTCGTCAATGACCTTGATGATGCGGTTGATGTTCTGGCCGGCCGTGCGGATATCGTCCATCGCTTCGACCATGCGGCGCATCTTCTGGTTACCCTCTTCCGCCGCCTGCTTGGCCTGGCTGGAAAGCTGATTGACCTGGTGGGCATTGTCGGCATTGTGCTTGGTTTGGCCCGCCATCTGCTGCAGGGAGCTGGAAATCTGCTCCAGGGACGCCGCCGACTCCGTCGCGCCCTGAGACAGATTCTGACTGGCTTCCTCCACCTGGACCGCCTTGCGGTCGATCTGCAGGGCGGCTTCGTTGACCCGGCTGAGAGAATCATTGAGCGAATGGAACATCTGGCGATAGGCCAGGCCGAGGCGGTCCTTGTCCGACAGCACCGCGACCTCGCCGGTCAGTTGGCCGGCGGCGATGGCTTCGGCCAGATCGGCGCGGCCGGCCAGCATGGCGGCCATCTGGTTCATGGTGTCGGCCAGATGGCGCAGCTCGTCACGTGACTGCAGTTGCAGGCGGGCGGCCAGATCGCCCCGGCCGATGGCATCGGCCATCCGGGCCAACTGGCTGATGGGGCGGGCCACGTTGCGGCCCATGGCGACAAAGATACCGACAATGGCCAGCAGCAGCACCGGCAGGGCGACGTAGAGCATCAGCTCCAGCCGGTGGATGCGCTGCTGTACCGCCAGCAGGCCCGCGTCGGCCTGGGCATCCTTGGCGGCAATGATCTTGGGAAACACCTCGCGTGACTGCATGGCCAGCGGCGTGGCCGTGCGATGGTAGTCGGCATAGCTGGCGGCGCGCTCGGCCACCGGCAGGGTTTTCAGGCCGCGCACATGGCGGCGGCCATCCTCGACAAAGGCCAGGGTGGCGGCCTTGGCGTCTGCGATCAGGCGGCTTTCCTCGGCCGTGGCGGAGCGTTGTTCCAACACCTGATAGGCCTTTTCGATGGCAGCAATTGTTTGGTCAAGAGCGGCCAGATCCTTGTCGATATCGGAGCCGAGCATGATGTTGCGTGTCAGCCGGCTGACATAGTTGACATCGCGACTGATTTCCAGCAGCGCCACCTTGCCGGCCATGGAGACGTCCTTGAACTCTACGAAATCCTGCTCGATGCGGTGCAGACTCCAGATGGCGATCAGGGCCAGCAGCAGGCAGCCGCTGAACAGGCCGATGCCGGTCAGAATGAGTTTGAGGCGGATGCTCATGGTGGTTTTCCCTCCTTGATTGGGATGGCAGGTGAGCTGTGGCATTGCGGGGTTCGGTGTTTTGCCCACGCGGAGGCGTCAAATGGCAGGGTTGCCGGCGTGGTCGGGCGCTTTGGCCCTGGCCGTGCAGCGAGTGTGCCACAGTTTCATAAGAGAGCAATAGCCTCATGAGCAAAGCAGGGCGCCGGCGTCCGGCCTTGCGCCGGCCGGCATATCGGGCATACCGGCGCGGCCCGCGAATGTGCTACGATTCTTTTTTGCTGCCGTCGCGAAACGTTTATCCTGGCACTTTGGCTCACCGGCAGGCGCAAGCGCGGCTTGCGCCTGCCTAATAAATCAGCAGTTTGCAAACCGAGCCCTCTTTTTTTCAACGCCCCGGCGCCGTTCAGCCGGGGCAGCAGGGGATTCTGACCGATATGGCCCAGTTCGTTCTCAAATCGCCTTATGCCCCGGCCGGCGACCAGCCGCAGGCCATCGCCGAACTGGTCGAAGGGTTGCGCCAGGGGGTGCCCCATCAGGTGCTGCTGGGCGTCACCGGCAGCGGCAAGACCTTCACCATGGCCAACGTGGTGGCGCAGGTGCAGCGTCCGACCCTGGTGCTGGCCCACAACAAAACCCTGGCGGCGCAGCTCTACGGCGAGTTCCGCGAGCTGTTCCCCGCCAATGCCGTCGAATACTTTGTGTCGTATTACGACTACTATCAGCCCGAGGCCTATGTTCCCAGCACCGACACCTTCATCGAGAAGGATTCGGCCATCAATGAAGAGATTGACAAGCTGCGCCACAGCGCCACCCGCAGCCTGCTGACGCGGCGCGACGTGCTCATCGTTGCCTCGGTGTCCTGCATCTACGGCCTGGGTTCGCCGGAAGCCTACTACGGCATGCTGGTCGGGCTGGAAACGGGCATGAGCCTGGAGCGCAACGCCCTGCTGAAGAAGCTGGTCGAGATTCAGTACGAGCGCCATGACGCCGACTTTCATCGCGGCAGTTTCCGTGTGCGCGGCGACAGTGTCGAGGTGTTCCCGGCCTATGAGGAGAATCTGGCCCTGCGTATCGAGTTTTTTGGCGACGAGATCGACGCCATCAGCGAGATCGATCCGCTCACCGGCAAGGTGATCGACCGGCTGGAACGCACCAGCATCTTTCCCGCCAGCCATTATGTCGCCACCCGACCGGCACTGGAGCGCGCCATCAAGCAGATTCAGGACGAGCTGCAGCAGCGCATCGCCTGGTTTCGGGAGCGCAACGAACTGGTGCAGGCCCAGCGCATCGAACAGCGCACCCTGTTCGATATTGAAATCATGGAGGAAATGGGCTACTGCCAGGGCATCGAGAACTATTCGCGCTATCTCGACGGCCGCCGGCCCGGCGCGCCGCCGGCCACCCTGTTCGACTACTTTCCTGCCGATGCCCTGCTGATCATCGACGAAAGTCACGTCAGCGTGTCGCAGATCGGCGCCATGTACCGCGGCGATCGTTCGCGCAAGGAAACCCTGGTGGCCCACGGCTTCCGCCTGCCGAGCGCGCTGGACAATCGGCCGCTGACCTTTGACGAGTTCGAAGCCAAAAACCTGCAGACCATCTATGTGTCGGCCACGCCGGCCGACTACGAACTGACCAAGGCGGCCGGGGTGGTGGTGGAGCAGATCGTGCGGCCCACCGGCCTGGTCGATCCGCCCATCAGCGTGCGGCCGGCGCGCGAGCAGGTCGATGACCTGATCGGTGAAATCCGCGCCACCCTGACGCGCCAGGGCCGGGTGCTGGTCACCACCCTGACCAAGCGCATGGCCGAGGATCTCACCGGTTATCTGGAAGAGCTCGATCTGCGGGTGCGCTATCTGCATTCCGACATCGACACCGTCGAGCGCATGGAGATCATCCGCAGCCTGCGCCAGGGTGACTTCGATATCCTCATCGGCATCAACCTGCTGCGTGAAGGGCTCGACATCCCCGAGGTCGAGCTGGTGGCCGTGCTCGACGCCGACAAGGAAGGCTTTTTGCGCAGTGAACGCTCGCTGATCCAGACCTGCGGCCGCGCCGCCCGCAATGTCAATGGCCACGTTATTCTCTACGGCGACAAGATTACCCGTTCCATGCAGGCCTGCATCGACGAAACCGAGCGCCGTCGCGCCCAGCAGCTGGCCTTCAACGCCGAACATGGCATCACGCCACGCAGCGTCACTAAATCACTGCGTACCATTCTGGAGGATCTGACCCTGGCCGAGGCGGAGCTGCCGCAGGTGGCCGAAACCCCGGCCGCCTGGCACGATCCGGCCGCCCTGGGCCGGGAAATCCGCCGCACCCGCGAGGCCATGCTGGCGGCCGCCGCCGAACTGGACTTTGAACAAGCGGCCCAGCTGCGTGACCGCCTGCTGGTGCTGGAAAAACAGCAGCTGGGGCTGCCCTGAAAGACGTCGGATGTCGCTTGTTACGAGGGCCGACCCCCTATCCAAAGGAGCACAGATGAACACGGAGAAACCCCAACTTGGTTTTATCGGCGCCGGCCTGATGGGTCTGCCCATGGCCCTGAACCTGCTGCGGGCCGGTTATCCGCTGACCGTGTGGAACCGCGATGGCGCCAAGTGTGCGCCGCTGGTGGCGGCCGGGGCGCGGCAGGTGGCCACGCCGCTGGAGGTGGTGGCCGCGGCGGAGGTGACCTTTTCGATGCTGGCTGATCCGGCGGCGGCGCTGGCGGTGTGTTTTTCACCCCATGGGGTGATTCAGGGCGTGGGGCCGGGCAAGGCCTATGTCGAGATGTCGACCATCGACCCGGAGACGGCCTGCAAGATCGGCATTTCGGTGCAGGCGCGCGGTGCCCTGTTTCTGGAGGCGCCGGTGTCGGGCTCGACGCCGCAGGCGCAGGCCGGCGAGTTGGTCATCATGACGGCGGGTGACGAGGCGCTGTATCACCAGATCGGGGATCTTCTGGCCCTGTTGGGCAAGAAGCATCTTTATCTGGGCGAGGTGGGTGCCGCGTCGAGCATGAAGCTGGCGGTCAACATGCTGATGGGCGGCATGATGGCGGCCTTCTGCGAGGCCCTGACCCTGGTGCAGACGGCCGGGCTTGATGGGCAGGCATTTCTGGAGATTCTGGCTGCCGGCGCCCTGGCCGCGCCGATCTTTCAGGCCAAGGGCGACAAGATTCGCCGGGCCGACACGGCGACACCGCAGTTTCCGCTCAAGCACATGCAGAAGGACCTGCGGCTGGCGGTGCAGCTGGGCGATGTGCACCATGTACCGCTGGCGGTGACGGCGGCGGCCAACGAACTGTACAAGCGCGCCTGTCAGTGTGGTCTGGAAGAGGCCGACATGGCGGCGCTGTTTGAAACCCTGCAGGCGCGTTCGCTGCCTGGCTGGGGTAAGCCGTTGGGGGCTTTTGGCAAGAAACGCTGATGACGACTTCTGGTGAAGTCATCTTTTTTCGAAGGCGTCAATGCTCAAGCCGCTGGCGCAGCGGCGGGGGAGGCGGATCATGAGCGACTGGCTGTTACTGGTGAGTGAGCGGGAAGAGCTGGGAGCGGTGTTGCATCAGGCGCTGAAGTCGAACTACCGCCTGTTGCGGGCCGATACGCCAGCGCGGGCCGATGCCCTGTTGCGGCGGCTGCCGGCGCTGGTGTTGCTGGATGGCCTGCTGCCCGCCGCGCCGGCCTGGGCTGCCTTCTGCCTGGGGTGCGAGTGCAGTGGCCGGCCCACCCTGCTGTGCTGCCTGGCGGCCGAGGAGGCGCGTAACACCGGTGGCCTGCCTGACGACTGGCTGGTGTTGCCGCAGCTGGCGCCACCGGCGGTACTGCGCCTGCTGGTACGCAGTCTGCTGCAGCGGGCGCAGGCGCAGATGGAGCGCGATCTGGCCCAAGGGCGCCTGTTCGAGCGCGAACAGAAACTGCACGAAAGCCTGCGCTCGGCGGTGGCCATTCAGCAGAGCCTGATGCCGATCCGCTTTCCCGATCTGCCGGACTATGCTTTCGCCAGCTGCTTCTCGCCCTGCGAATCGGTCGGTGGCGATCTGTTCAACCTGATGCAGCTGGACGAGGACTGGCTGGCGCTGTACATGCTCGATGTCAGCGGCCATGGTGTGCCGGCGGCGATGGTGACGGTGTCGCTTTTTCAGGCGCTGTCGCCCCAGACCGGCCGCCTGGTCAAGCAGCGTGACGGCCAGGACGGTTACCGCCTGGTGCCGCCTGCCGAGGTGCTCAGTCGGTTGGATCAGGAATATCCCTTCGAGCGGTTCGACGCCTTTTTTACCATCAGCTATCTGCTGCTGCACCCCGCCAGCGGTACCCTGCGTTATGCCAGCGGCGCCCATCCGCCGCCGCTGCTGTTGCAGGCGGATGGCCACAGCCGCTTTCTCGATTGCGACGGTACCCTCATCGGCCTTGGCGGGCTGGTGCCCTTTGAGGAAGAGCGTTGTCAGCTGCAACCGGGTGACCGGCTGTTTCTGTATACCGACGGCATTCTTGAGCATGAGAATGGCCGGGGTGTCCAGTTCGGCCGCGACCGCTTGCTGGAGGTGCTGCAGGCCAGTCGTCAGTTGCCGCTGCAGCGCCAGTGCGACCGCCTGCTGGAGGTGGTCCATGCCTTTGGTCATGGTCAGCCGCCGACCGACGACGTGACCCTGCTGGCGGTGCAGCGCCGGCCCGAGGCGGCGGCCTGACCAGCTTCTGACCAAAGGCTCACAGAATCCTGACAGAAAAAGGCGATGAACTGTTGCCAACCGAGGGCTGCCCATGAGCGATAAAGAAACGATTTTGATTGTCGAGGACGAGGAAGACATTCTCGCCCTGATTCACTACAACCTCAGCCGCGCCGGTTATACCGTGCTCAGTGCCACCTGTGGCGAGGAGGGGTTGGCGCTGGCCCGCCAGCAGCAGCCGGACCTGGTGTTGCTCGATCTGATGCTGCCGGGGATGGATGGCCTGGAGGTGTGCCGCCGGCTGAAAAGCCAGGACGACACCCGCCGCCTGCCGGTGATCATGATCACGGCCAAGGGGGAGGAAGCCGATATCGTTACCGGGCTGGAGCTGGGCGCGGCCGACTATGTCACCAAGCCGTTCAGTCCGCGGGTGCTGCTGGCGCGCATCAAGGCGGTGCTGCGGCGTGACACCGAGCCGGTCGAAAGTGCTGCGGCGACCGAGCCGGTGTGCATTGAACGCCATGGCCTGTCGATCCACCCCGGCCGCAACGAGGTGCTGGTCGAGGGCGAGCGGGTTGAACTGACCTATACCGAGTTCCGGGTGCTGCATTTCCTGGCCAGCCGGCCCGGCTGGGTGTTCACCCGCTACCAGATCGTCAATGCCGTGCGCGGTGAGGATTATTCGGTGACCGATCGCGCCGTCGATGTGCAGATCGTCGGCCTGCGGCGCAAACTCGGCCCCTGCGGCCACTGCATCGAAACCGTGCGCGGCGTCGGCTACCGTTTCCGCGACTGACCGGCCACAGCGTCCGGCGGCGCAAAAACACACCAGCGGCGGCGTGGCTGTCGCCCGCTGGCCGCTTTGACCTGCGTCAGTGCGCCGCATTGCGCAACCTGCCCTTTTTTCCCGAAGGAATCCTGCGATGAAGCCGCCCCGTTCGAGCCGCCGCCTGCTGTGGCAGATGTATCCGGCCTTTCTCAGTCTGACCGTGCTGGCCGTGGCCCTGGGGGTCTGGTATGTGACGGCGGTGCTCAAGGAACACCAGCTGCAGGATCATGTGGTTTCCCTGCGGGCGCGCGCCGCCCTGGTGGTGCTGCAGGTGGAGGATCAGCTGCGGCGTGGCGATCTCACCGGTATTCAGCAGCTGTGCCGCCGGGCTGGCGAGCGGACCGATACGCGCCTGACGGTCATGGCCGCTGGTGGCGAGGTGCTTGGCGATAGCCAGGAAGAGCCGCAGCGCATGGAAAATCACGCCGAGCGGCCGGAGATGCGTGCCGCCCTGGCCGGCGAACAGGGCATGACAACGCGTTACAGCCGCACCCTGCAGCAGCAGATGATGTACCTGGCCCTGCCGGTGGCGCAGGATGGTCAGGTGGTGGCGGTGGTGCGTGCCGCCATGGCCATCGACGCCATTGAGGAGCGAGTGACCGAGCTGCGCCGGCGCGTCGTGGCCGGCGGGCTGGTGATTTCGCTGCTGATGGCGCTGCTGTGCCTGTGGCTGTCACGCCGGATCAGCCGGCCGCTGGAGCGGATCCGGCGCGAGGCCCAGCGTTATGCCGAAGGCGCCCTGCAGCAGCGGCTGCGGGTGTCCGGTTCCAGCGAGATCGTCGATCTGGCGCAGACCCTCAATAGCATGGCGCACCAGCTGGGCGAGCGCATCGCCACCATCGAAAAACAGCGCCATGAGCTGGAAGCGGTGCTGTCCAGTATGGTGGAGGGCGTTATCGCGGTGGATTCGCAGCAGAACCTGCTGCGCATCAACCGGGCGGCAGCGCGCCTGCTTGGAGTCGATGCCGAAGCGGCCAGCGGCCGCAACGCCGCCGAGGTGGTGCGCAAGGCCGAACTGCTGGCCGCTCTGCGCCAGACCCTCGACCGGGACAGCACCCTGGAGAAGGATGTGCTGCTGTTTTCCGACGGCGAAGAGCTGTGCCTGCAACTGCACGGCACCCAGCTGCGGGCTCAGGAGGGTCAGGTCATAGGTGCCCTGCTGGTGCTCAACGACATGACCCGCCTGCGCCGGCTGGAAACCCTGCGGCGCGATTTTGTCGCCAATGTGTCGCACGAACTCAAAACCCCCATCACCGCCATCAAGGGCTTTGTCGAAACCCTGCAGGATGGTGCCCTTGACCGGCGCGAGGAGGCCGAACGCTTTTTGCAGATTATCGAGCGGCAGGTCGAGCGCCTGTCGATCATTATCGAGGATCTGATGAGCCTGTCGCGCATTGAGCAGGGCGAGGAACGCCACAGCTTCGTGCTGGAGGTGGCAC
Protein-coding sequences here:
- a CDS encoding NAD(P)-dependent oxidoreductase; the encoded protein is MNTEKPQLGFIGAGLMGLPMALNLLRAGYPLTVWNRDGAKCAPLVAAGARQVATPLEVVAAAEVTFSMLADPAAALAVCFSPHGVIQGVGPGKAYVEMSTIDPETACKIGISVQARGALFLEAPVSGSTPQAQAGELVIMTAGDEALYHQIGDLLALLGKKHLYLGEVGAASSMKLAVNMLMGGMMAAFCEALTLVQTAGLDGQAFLEILAAGALAAPIFQAKGDKIRRADTATPQFPLKHMQKDLRLAVQLGDVHHVPLAVTAAANELYKRACQCGLEEADMAALFETLQARSLPGWGKPLGAFGKKR
- a CDS encoding response regulator transcription factor encodes the protein MSDKETILIVEDEEDILALIHYNLSRAGYTVLSATCGEEGLALARQQQPDLVLLDLMLPGMDGLEVCRRLKSQDDTRRLPVIMITAKGEEADIVTGLELGAADYVTKPFSPRVLLARIKAVLRRDTEPVESAAATEPVCIERHGLSIHPGRNEVLVEGERVELTYTEFRVLHFLASRPGWVFTRYQIVNAVRGEDYSVTDRAVDVQIVGLRRKLGPCGHCIETVRGVGYRFRD
- a CDS encoding HAMP domain-containing sensor histidine kinase; translated protein: MKPPRSSRRLLWQMYPAFLSLTVLAVALGVWYVTAVLKEHQLQDHVVSLRARAALVVLQVEDQLRRGDLTGIQQLCRRAGERTDTRLTVMAAGGEVLGDSQEEPQRMENHAERPEMRAALAGEQGMTTRYSRTLQQQMMYLALPVAQDGQVVAVVRAAMAIDAIEERVTELRRRVVAGGLVISLLMALLCLWLSRRISRPLERIRREAQRYAEGALQQRLRVSGSSEIVDLAQTLNSMAHQLGERIATIEKQRHELEAVLSSMVEGVIAVDSQQNLLRINRAAARLLGVDAEAASGRNAAEVVRKAELLAALRQTLDRDSTLEKDVLLFSDGEELCLQLHGTQLRAQEGQVIGALLVLNDMTRLRRLETLRRDFVANVSHELKTPITAIKGFVETLQDGALDRREEAERFLQIIERQVERLSIIIEDLMSLSRIEQGEERHSFVLEVAPVAPVVAEAINDCVLQASQHDIRIDRQCDGDWRVAINAPLLEQALTNLLDNAIKYSSTGGCIRVSCRAEQNELVIAVQDEGCGIEAEHLPRLFERFYRVDKARSRKAGGSGLGLAIVKHIVQIHRGQIQVSSLPGQGSTFSIRLPLA
- a CDS encoding methyl-accepting chemotaxis protein; translation: MSIRLKLILTGIGLFSGCLLLALIAIWSLHRIEQDFVEFKDVSMAGKVALLEISRDVNYVSRLTRNIMLGSDIDKDLAALDQTIAAIEKAYQVLEQRSATAEESRLIADAKAATLAFVEDGRRHVRGLKTLPVAERAASYADYHRTATPLAMQSREVFPKIIAAKDAQADAGLLAVQQRIHRLELMLYVALPVLLLAIVGIFVAMGRNVARPISQLARMADAIGRGDLAARLQLQSRDELRHLADTMNQMAAMLAGRADLAEAIAAGQLTGEVAVLSDKDRLGLAYRQMFHSLNDSLSRVNEAALQIDRKAVQVEEASQNLSQGATESAASLEQISSSLQQMAGQTKHNADNAHQVNQLSSQAKQAAEEGNQKMRRMVEAMDDIRTAGQNINRIIKVIDEIAFQTNLLALNAAVEAARAGQHGKGFAVVAEEVRNLAARSAKAARETADLIAGSTAKTENGSEIASQTAQSLEAIFTGVSKVSDLAEEIAAASSDQAEGISQISQGLGQIDQVIQQNTATAEESASAAEELAHEAAELLQMLQRFILRDGSRPALAKPAARQPAARPAAQPGRTSWGAPTAGKTAQIALDDNAFEHF
- the uvrB gene encoding excinuclease ABC subunit UvrB is translated as MAQFVLKSPYAPAGDQPQAIAELVEGLRQGVPHQVLLGVTGSGKTFTMANVVAQVQRPTLVLAHNKTLAAQLYGEFRELFPANAVEYFVSYYDYYQPEAYVPSTDTFIEKDSAINEEIDKLRHSATRSLLTRRDVLIVASVSCIYGLGSPEAYYGMLVGLETGMSLERNALLKKLVEIQYERHDADFHRGSFRVRGDSVEVFPAYEENLALRIEFFGDEIDAISEIDPLTGKVIDRLERTSIFPASHYVATRPALERAIKQIQDELQQRIAWFRERNELVQAQRIEQRTLFDIEIMEEMGYCQGIENYSRYLDGRRPGAPPATLFDYFPADALLIIDESHVSVSQIGAMYRGDRSRKETLVAHGFRLPSALDNRPLTFDEFEAKNLQTIYVSATPADYELTKAAGVVVEQIVRPTGLVDPPISVRPAREQVDDLIGEIRATLTRQGRVLVTTLTKRMAEDLTGYLEELDLRVRYLHSDIDTVERMEIIRSLRQGDFDILIGINLLREGLDIPEVELVAVLDADKEGFLRSERSLIQTCGRAARNVNGHVILYGDKITRSMQACIDETERRRAQQLAFNAEHGITPRSVTKSLRTILEDLTLAEAELPQVAETPAAWHDPAALGREIRRTREAMLAAAAELDFEQAAQLRDRLLVLEKQQLGLP
- a CDS encoding PP2C family protein-serine/threonine phosphatase, which encodes MSDWLLLVSEREELGAVLHQALKSNYRLLRADTPARADALLRRLPALVLLDGLLPAAPAWAAFCLGCECSGRPTLLCCLAAEEARNTGGLPDDWLVLPQLAPPAVLRLLVRSLLQRAQAQMERDLAQGRLFEREQKLHESLRSAVAIQQSLMPIRFPDLPDYAFASCFSPCESVGGDLFNLMQLDEDWLALYMLDVSGHGVPAAMVTVSLFQALSPQTGRLVKQRDGQDGYRLVPPAEVLSRLDQEYPFERFDAFFTISYLLLHPASGTLRYASGAHPPPLLLQADGHSRFLDCDGTLIGLGGLVPFEEERCQLQPGDRLFLYTDGILEHENGRGVQFGRDRLLEVLQASRQLPLQRQCDRLLEVVHAFGHGQPPTDDVTLLAVQRRPEAAA